In Pantoea cypripedii, the DNA window GTGCTGACATCGAGATAACGGTAATGGAAATAGGCTTCCAGTTCCGGCATGTATTTAAACAGGAAGCGACGATCCTGACCGATGCTGTTGCCACAAATCGGCGAGGTATTCGCGGGCACCCACTGTTTCAGAAATTCGATGGTCGCCAGTTCAGCAGCGTGATCGTCATACTGGCTGGCTTTAACGCGCTCCACCAGGCCGCTATTGGTGTGAGTGCGCACATTCCAGTCATCCATCAGCGCCAGTTGCGCATCGGATTGATGTACCGCCAGCACCGGCCCTTCCGCCAGAATATTCAGGTTAGCATCGGTAACCAGCGTGGCGATCTCAATAATACGGTCGCGTTCCGGATCCAGCCCGGTCATTTCGAGGTCGATCCAAATCAGATTGTTTTCATTTCCAGCTGTCATGCGTTTTCCGCCCGTTGCCAAAGTCGTCATTAGACTAAATTAAGGTGTATCATAGACGTTTTGCCCAGCGGGGCGAAGCCTGGCGAAAGCGTGAGAGGATGCGTGAGCAAAAATAAACTGTCGAAGGGTCAACAACGTCGTGTGAGTGCGAACCACGAGCGTCGTCTGAAGCAACGGAACGAAAAACCGGAACCGGATGACAGCCTGTTTGGGGAAGCAACCGATGGTGTCGTGATCAGCCGCTTCGGCATGCACGCAGACGTAGAGGACAGCGCGGGCGAGGTGCATCGCTGTAATATCCGTCGAACTATCCGTTCGCTGGTGACGGGCGATCGCGTCTTATGGCGTGCCGCAAATGAGAACGGTGGTAAAGGGATCGTCGAAGCGGTACACGAGCGTACCAGCGTTCTGACGCGCCCCGATTATTACGACGGCATCAAACCGATCGCCGCCAACATCGATCAAATCATTATCGTTTCAGCGATCCTGCCGGAACTGTCACTCAACATCATCGATCGCTACCTGGTTGCCAGCGAAACCCTGGGGATCGAGCCACTGCTGGTGCTGAACAAAACCGATCTGCTGGATGCCGAGGCTCGCGCCTTTGTCGATGAGCAGATGGATATCTATCGTCATATTGGTTACCGCGTGCTGATGGTTTCCAGCCGTGCCAAAAATGGCCTGGTGGAGCTGGAAGCGGCACTGACTGGCCGCGTCAGCATTTTTGCCGGACAGTCTGGTGTCGGCAAATCCAGCCTGCTGAATGCTTTGCTGGGCCTTGATGTCGCCGGTGATGAAATCCTGACCAACGACATCTCAGATGCCTCGGGTCTCGGCCAGCACACCACCACCGCCGCACGCCTGTATCATTTCCCTCATGGCGGCGATGTGATTGATTCCCCTGGGGTACGCGAATTTGGTTTGTGGCACCTGGAGCCGGAACAAATTACCCGCGGATTTGTCGAATTCCGTGAGTTTCTTGGCAGTTGCAAGTTCCGCGACTGCAAACATGACAACGATCCGGGCTGCGCCATTCGCGAAGCGGTAGAAAACGGTACCATCAACATTTCCCGCTTCGATAACTACCACCGTATTCTGGAAAGCATGGCGCAGGTAAAAACGCGTAAAAACTTTTCCGCCAGCGAAGATTAATGGTTATACCCACAATCATTCGAGCTACAGGAAGGCGGCAAGTGAGTGAATCCCCGCGTGCTGACATCAGTCAGTGACCGGGGTGAGCGAGTGCAGCTAACGCACCTGTAGTTTGAAGGATGAAGGGTATACAACGGCACATTCGCCAACTGAGCGGGGCGCTGCTACAATCCGCCCCCTTTTGTCTAAACGATACGTAATAAAGCCAGGAGGCTAAGGTGTTTGATCGTTTTAAACTCGGCCTGAATCATATTCTGCCTAAGAAAGGACTGACCGAACTCGCAGGCTGGGGTGCCAGTCGACGTGGTGGCTGGCTGACCAAAGCGGTCATTGATATTTTTGTCTGGTACTACAAGGTGGACATGGCAGAGGCCAGCAAACCAGACACCGCCAGCTATCGCACCTTTAATGACTTCTTTGTGCGCCCATTAAAAGAAGGGGCACGTCCGATCGATCCCGATGCGACACTGCTGGCCCTGCCGGCCGATGGCGCCATCAGCCAGTTAGGCCGTATCGAAGGCGATCAGATCTTCCAGGCCAAAGGTCACTACTACACGCTGCAGGCGCTGCTGGCGGGTAATGACGAGCTGGCGCAACAGTTCCAGGATGGTAACTTTGTCACCACTTACCTGGCGCCGCGTGATTATCATCGCGTGCATATGCCCTGTAACGGCATCCTGCGTGAAATGATCTATGTCCCAGGCGACCTCTACTCGGTCAACCCGTTAACCGCACGCAACATCCCGAACCTGTTTGCCCGTAACGAGCGTGTCATTTGCGTGTTCGATACGGATCACGGCCCGATGGTGCAGATTCTGGTGGGAGCCACCATTGTTGGCAGCATCGAAACCGTGTGGGCTGGGACCATTACACCGCCACGTGAAGGCGTGATCAAACGCTGGCACTACCCGGCTGCCGATCATGACGGTGCTATCGTGTTGCTGAAAGGACAGGAAATGGGTCGCTTCAAGCTGGGTTCAACGGTCATCAACCTGTTTGCGCCACAGCGCGTCAAACTGGCAGAAAGCCTGGAAGCCGAAAGCAAGACCCGTCTCGGTCAGCCGCTGGCCATCGCCTTGCCACAGCCGGGTGAAACCGCCCCGCTCACCGACTAAGTGGGAATTCCCCTGTGCGCGCCTCTCTTATTCTGCTGCTGAGCCTGTGGTTCAGCAGCACTGCCTTCGCTGCCACTGTCCCACAGGCCAGCGATCTGAAGCAGGAACTGGACGCGGCCAAATCCGCGAAAAGTTCCCCCTCTCAAAGCGAACAAATTCAGACGCTGGAAACGGCCCTCAATTTTCTTGCTGAACGCGATGACTCCCTGGAGCGCACCAAACAATATCAGCAGGTGATTGATGACTTCCCGCGGCTGGCACGTGAGCTGCGTCAGCAACTTGCCAGTCTGACTGATAGCAGCAAAACCGTGCGTAGCAATATGAGCAGCGCCGAGCTGGATCAGGAGATTTTGCAGGTCAGTAGCCAGTTACTGGAAGAGGGACGCCAGGCGCAGCAGGAACAGGATCGGGCGCGCGAAATCAGCGATTCGCTGTCACAGCTACCGCAACAGCAAACTGAAGCACGCCGCGCGATGACCGAAAGCGATCGCCGTGTACAGGGTGCCGCCGCAGCCACGACACCGCAGGCCCAGGCGCAGATTTACGCGCGTCAGGCGGAAAATGCCGCCAATAAAGCCCGCGTAGATGAACTGGAGCTGGCCCAGCTTTCTGCCAATAATCGCCAGGAACTGGCGCGGATGCGTGCCGAAATACATCAGCGCCAGGCGACCCAGCTGGATAATTATCTCCAGGCGCTGCGCAATCAGCTGAATAATCAACGCCAGCGTGAAGCAGAACAGGCGCTGGAGCGTACCGAACAACTGGCGGAAAACAGTGGCGATTTGCCCAGCATTATCAGCGATCAATTCCGGGTAAACCGTGAATTGTCTGCCGATCTCAATCAGCAGGCACAACGCATGGATCTGGTCGCCTCACAGCAGCGGCTGTCAACCAATCAGACCTTGCAGGTTCGCCAGGCGCTCAGCACCCTGCGTGAGCAATCACAGTGGCTGGGTGCCTCAAATCTGCTGGGCGAAGCACTGCGTGCCCAGGTCGCGCGTCTGCCGGATGTACCAAAATCGCAGCAGATCGACAACGAAATGGGCCAGTTGCGCGTACAACGGCTGCGTTATGAGGATTTGCTGGAGCGCCAGCAGACGCTGCGTAAAGAGAAGCAGGATGATGGCACGCCCTTTACCAGCGAGCAGAGCCGCATCCTCGAAGCACAGCTAAAAACCCAGCGCGAATTACTCAACTCATTAATTTCCGGCTGCGATACGCTGATTCTGGAAATCACCAAACTTAAAGTGTCCAACACCCAGTTGCAGGATGCACTCGCTGAAGTGCGCGATGCCACGCATCGCTATTTGTTCTGGACAGCGGACGTCAGCACCATTGACCTGAACTTCCCGGTGGATGTGGCACAGTCGCTGGGACGCCTGCTGTCGCTCGATACGCTGGGCCAGTTAGGAAAAGCACTGGCCATGATGTTTACCAGCAAAGAAACGGTGCTGCCCATCCTTGGGGCACTGCTGCTGGTTGGGTTTAGTGTCAGTTCACGTCGCCATTACCATGCGTTTCTGGCGCGCGCCGCCAGCAAAGTCGGCAAGGTCACGCAGGATCAATTCAGCCTGACGCTACGCACGGTGTTCTGGTCAATTCTGGTGGCCGTTCCGATACCGGTACTCTGGGCGGCGCTCGGCTATGGCTTGCAGGAAGCCTGGCCCTACCCGATAGCCGTGGCGATTGGTGACGGCATTACTGCCACATTGCCGCTGTTGTGGGCGTTTATGATCAGTGCCTCCTTTGCCCGCCCAAATGGTTTGTTTGTGGTGCATTTCCGCTGGCCGCACACGCGGGTGGCGCGCGCGATGCGTTATTACTCACTGAGCGTTGGCCTGATTGTACCGCTGATCATGCTGTTGATTGCCTTCGCCAATCTGGAAGACCGTGAGTTCTCATCAACACTTGGACGGATATGCTTCATTCTGATTTGCGGCGCGTTGAGCATCGTCACCGTCAGCCTGAAACGCGCAGGTATTCCGCTGTACCTGGATAAAGAAGGTAACGGCGATAACTTCGTCAATCGTATTCTGTGGAACCTGATGATCGCCATCCCGCTGGTCGCCGCCTTTGCCTCCTGTATCGGCTATCTGGCGACTGCGCAGGCGCTACTGGCGCGTCTGGAGACATCCGTTGGCATCTGGTTCTTCCTGCTGGTGATTTACCACATTATCCGCCGCTGGATGCTGATTCAGCGGCGTCGTATTGCCTTTGATCGCGCCCGTCAGCGCCGTGCCGATATGCTGGCAAACCGCGCGCGTAGCGAAGAAGAAAAGGATCAGCCCGCTGGAAGTAACGAAGCGCCAGAGGCGGAAGAACCGATTATCGATCTCGACGCTATCAGCGCCCAGTCGCTGCGTCTGGTACGGTCCCTTCTGACATTAATTGCGCTGGTGTCGGTGATTGTGCTCTGGTCAGAAATTCACTCGGCGTTCGGTTTTCTGGAAAATATCCGCCTGTGGGATGTCAGCACCACAATTCAGGGGGTGGAAAGCATCCAGCCGATTACCCTCGGTTCGGTCCTGATTGCCATACTGGTGCTGATTATCACCACTCAGTTGGTGCGTAACATGCCTGCGCTGCTGGAGCTGGCGCTGTTACAGCATCTGAGCCTGACGCCCGGTACGGGTTACGCCATCACTACCCTGACCAAATATGTGCTGATGCTGATCGGTGGGTTGATTGGCTTCTCCATGATTGGTATCGAATGGGCAAAACTGCAATGGCTGGTCGCCGCACTCGGCGTGGGTCTTGGTTTTGGTTTACAGGAAATCTTCGCCAACTTTATTTCCGGCCTGATCATCCTGTTCGAGAAACCGATTCGCATTGGCGATACCGTGACGATCCGCGACCTCACCGGCAGTATCACGCGGATTAATACCCGTGCGACCACCATTACCGACTGGGACCGCAAAGAAATTATCGTGCCGAATAAGGCCTTTATCACCGAGCAGTTTGTTAACTGGTCGCTGTCCGATTCAGTGACGCGCGTGGTGCTGACCATTCCCGCCCCGGCCGGGGTGAACAGTGACGAAGTGACAAACCTGCTGAAACAGGCAGCAGAGCGCTGCACGTATGTGCTGGATATGCCCGCTCCTGATGTTTTCCTCGTCGATTTGCAGCAGGGTATTCAGCTGTTTGAGCTGCGCGTCTACGCCGCCGAGATGGGGCATCGCATGCCGCTGCGTCATGAGCTGCATCAGTTGATTCTGCACGGTTTCGCCGCGCACGGTATTGA includes these proteins:
- the mscM gene encoding miniconductance mechanosensitive channel MscM, with amino-acid sequence MRASLILLLSLWFSSTAFAATVPQASDLKQELDAAKSAKSSPSQSEQIQTLETALNFLAERDDSLERTKQYQQVIDDFPRLARELRQQLASLTDSSKTVRSNMSSAELDQEILQVSSQLLEEGRQAQQEQDRAREISDSLSQLPQQQTEARRAMTESDRRVQGAAAATTPQAQAQIYARQAENAANKARVDELELAQLSANNRQELARMRAEIHQRQATQLDNYLQALRNQLNNQRQREAEQALERTEQLAENSGDLPSIISDQFRVNRELSADLNQQAQRMDLVASQQRLSTNQTLQVRQALSTLREQSQWLGASNLLGEALRAQVARLPDVPKSQQIDNEMGQLRVQRLRYEDLLERQQTLRKEKQDDGTPFTSEQSRILEAQLKTQRELLNSLISGCDTLILEITKLKVSNTQLQDALAEVRDATHRYLFWTADVSTIDLNFPVDVAQSLGRLLSLDTLGQLGKALAMMFTSKETVLPILGALLLVGFSVSSRRHYHAFLARAASKVGKVTQDQFSLTLRTVFWSILVAVPIPVLWAALGYGLQEAWPYPIAVAIGDGITATLPLLWAFMISASFARPNGLFVVHFRWPHTRVARAMRYYSLSVGLIVPLIMLLIAFANLEDREFSSTLGRICFILICGALSIVTVSLKRAGIPLYLDKEGNGDNFVNRILWNLMIAIPLVAAFASCIGYLATAQALLARLETSVGIWFFLLVIYHIIRRWMLIQRRRIAFDRARQRRADMLANRARSEEEKDQPAGSNEAPEAEEPIIDLDAISAQSLRLVRSLLTLIALVSVIVLWSEIHSAFGFLENIRLWDVSTTIQGVESIQPITLGSVLIAILVLIITTQLVRNMPALLELALLQHLSLTPGTGYAITTLTKYVLMLIGGLIGFSMIGIEWAKLQWLVAALGVGLGFGLQEIFANFISGLIILFEKPIRIGDTVTIRDLTGSITRINTRATTITDWDRKEIIVPNKAFITEQFVNWSLSDSVTRVVLTIPAPAGVNSDEVTNLLKQAAERCTYVLDMPAPDVFLVDLQQGIQLFELRVYAAEMGHRMPLRHELHQLILHGFAAHGIEMPFPPFQVRMETLGKKTPASNGAPAARNFKSGGL
- the orn gene encoding oligoribonuclease — protein: MTAGNENNLIWIDLEMTGLDPERDRIIEIATLVTDANLNILAEGPVLAVHQSDAQLALMDDWNVRTHTNSGLVERVKASQYDDHAAELATIEFLKQWVPANTSPICGNSIGQDRRFLFKYMPELEAYFHYRYLDVSTLKELARRWKPDILPGFKKSGSHQALDDIRESVAELAYYREHFLQL
- the asd gene encoding archaetidylserine decarboxylase (Phosphatidylserine decarboxylase is synthesized as a single chain precursor. Generation of the pyruvoyl active site from a Ser is coupled to cleavage of a Gly-Ser bond between the larger (beta) and smaller (alpha chains). It is an integral membrane protein.) codes for the protein MFDRFKLGLNHILPKKGLTELAGWGASRRGGWLTKAVIDIFVWYYKVDMAEASKPDTASYRTFNDFFVRPLKEGARPIDPDATLLALPADGAISQLGRIEGDQIFQAKGHYYTLQALLAGNDELAQQFQDGNFVTTYLAPRDYHRVHMPCNGILREMIYVPGDLYSVNPLTARNIPNLFARNERVICVFDTDHGPMVQILVGATIVGSIETVWAGTITPPREGVIKRWHYPAADHDGAIVLLKGQEMGRFKLGSTVINLFAPQRVKLAESLEAESKTRLGQPLAIALPQPGETAPLTD
- the rsgA gene encoding small ribosomal subunit biogenesis GTPase RsgA translates to MSKNKLSKGQQRRVSANHERRLKQRNEKPEPDDSLFGEATDGVVISRFGMHADVEDSAGEVHRCNIRRTIRSLVTGDRVLWRAANENGGKGIVEAVHERTSVLTRPDYYDGIKPIAANIDQIIIVSAILPELSLNIIDRYLVASETLGIEPLLVLNKTDLLDAEARAFVDEQMDIYRHIGYRVLMVSSRAKNGLVELEAALTGRVSIFAGQSGVGKSSLLNALLGLDVAGDEILTNDISDASGLGQHTTTAARLYHFPHGGDVIDSPGVREFGLWHLEPEQITRGFVEFREFLGSCKFRDCKHDNDPGCAIREAVENGTINISRFDNYHRILESMAQVKTRKNFSASED